Within Streptomyces kaniharaensis, the genomic segment GGTCTGGATCTCGGCGGCCGCGGCCTCCGGGTCGGCGATGGTCTCCAGCCGCTCGATCACCGCGGGCAGGCGGTCCAACAGTGTCTGCACCGACGCCAGCACGTCCTTGCGGAGCAAGCCGACGCCTTCGATCGCCTCCTTCACCGGGCGGTCCGACGCGGTCTCCTCCCCGCCGGCGCGCTGGCGGCGCTTCTTCTCCCGGTAGGCGGTCAGCGCGGTGTGCTTCGGGTTGTCGCAGTACTTGTTGGGCTGCCCCACCCCTTCGGAGGGGATGGGCGGCCTGGTGCACCCCGGGAACGCGCACACGGCCGCTCCGGCGGCGCTGTCGTCGCCGGGGACCTCTGCGGGCTGCTCGCTCATGGGCTCGACCTCTCGACTCCGGGGCGGACCGCCCGCCCCGACTATTCCATAGCATAGCACACCCTTGCATTGCATGTCAGCCATGATATGCAATGCAACGCAATGAAATTCGGGGGTGTTCGCCGCCGGCTGACCGGGCCCCGCTCGGCCGGCGGCTCGCCAGTCCTCCCCCCGAGCTGGGGGTGGTTCCCTCGTTGGGCGGCCTCACGGTGGGGGCGCGGCCTGGTGGGGGGCCAGGGACCGGGCGCCTCTTGGGCGCCCGGCCTGGGAGGGAGTTTCCGGTGGTCGTCGCCCCCCGGGCGGCGGCCGGCGGAAAGTCCTGGACAGGTCGCCCTGGTCCTCCGCCGGGCTGTGCCAGGGTGCGGAGGGCGTCCGGCGAGGGGGCCACCCCCAGCTCCCCCGCACCCACCCCACCACCAACGGCGAGAACCGCCCGGCACGGATCTTGAGGCCACCCCCTCCGCAGGGTTGGCCCGTCGGAGACGATCTCTGACCCGCACCCGGGGCAGCGCCTGCGGGCACGGCACGGGCCCCCGGTGTGCGGCAGACTGGGCAGGTGACGAACCCTCAGACTCCCCGCCGGCCGCTGTGGCTCCCCCAGCAGCACCCGGCCGCCCCGCCCGCCGACCGTGGGACCCGGCCGGACCCCTGGGAGGGCCTGGTGCCCCCGCCCTCGGCCCCGGTGCGCCCGACCACCGGCCGCCGACCGCTCGGCCTGCGCCCCGACTCTGAGACCGGAATCGGTTGTTGGCCCCTGATCCGTCGATCGGTGCTGGTGGAGGATCGTGTAGGAATCGATAGTTGGCCCAGTTCGGAACCGATAGTTGGCCTGAGCAAGTCGCGCAAAGTCACGGAGAGTAGTCACCTGGTTGGCGATCTGCGCTGCCGATCAGGGCCCGGACCCGGTCGTCGAGGACCGTCCGTAGCCTGTGGTCTGTGGCGTGATGGATGTGGTGCAGAATCCGGAGCTCGGGTGTCCCGGGCCCAACTCGGCGGTTGAAGGCGGACAGCGGCGCTCGGAACGAGGGTGCGAGCTGCCATTCGCTGCCGGTGACGGCGGCCCAGACGTAAGCGGAGGCGCACTCCCGGAGTAGCTCGTGGGAGCTTGTCCGCGGGCCTTGACCGAGCATCCGGCCTAGCTGTTGGGTGATGGTGTCCCAATCGGAGTGCCCAAGGTGCCAGAAGGCGAGGTTCTGGCGGCGCTGGTAGTAGTTGACGGGTTCTCGGGCGATGTGCTGGGTGAGGGCCTCGAAGGCCTCGGCGATATCCGCGCTCAACAGCGGATGGGCGCTGTTCTGGCTCGGATGGAGGTTCTGACGCATGAGCGCGCCGGGGCCTGAGCGGTCCCAGCTATGGGGAATGCCCAGCAGCTCGGCTGCTGCGTCGACGGAACAGCCCGCAGCGGCCTGGACCAGTTGGACTGCCACGACTCGGCGGAACTGGACGGGCTTTCGCAGGTGCCCTGGAGGTGCCCCGTTCTCTGCCAGGACGGTGAGCCAACTGCCCGGGGGACGCTGAGGGATGTGCTCAGGCAGGTAGCCGCGTTCGCGCACCGGGATGACTAGCGGGCCGGTGTGCGAGATATGCGTAGGCACGAAGATCTTTTGGCAGCACTGCTCGACGTCGTGCCTGAAGAGCGGTGAACACCTGGTCCTCAGGATGTCCCAGGTCTGGCTCCAGGCGGATGCGTCGTAGCGCGGGGCGCGTCCTGCGAGGTTGTGGATTTCGGCCCGGAACGCAGTTCTCGGCAGGCGGACGAGCCGGTCGGCGAGGCTGAGCACTTCTGCGGAGGCCGTGCTGGCGGTGGGCAGAGCGCCCCAGCGTGGCTGTGTCTGTCCGGGCCAGGGCCCGTGAACACCGCGTCTGTACTCGTCCATGAGCTGCGAGATGGCGCCGCTGGGTGGCCCGGCTGGGTCTGGCGGCTGCCGGGCCGCGGTGATGAGAGCGACAGCGACTCGAAGGTCCGAGAAGCGCGAGATTGCCGTCGAGGGGTAGT encodes:
- a CDS encoding TniQ family protein; this translates as MVPGRDAHPPLPRSLAPLPGEGLPGFVLRLAHHLDLTPTQVVRRTGLAFEDRGQAPLRHLFMLEANVRAAFARSTRLTEDESDQLTLRPWSSHYPPVADVLVWPGQAPRPRTVTTEWMLLSSSRYCPDCLAGDGSRIQQLHGGPWKLSWRLPVIFACLEHNRMLVDTCPRCRRPAQAGSWAKSPQLVPLPGLGHLHPARCRNRVSAGPQGTVCGHPLDDLAASPATQLAPDLADLQRRLQTMLEPGHYPSTAISRFSDLRVAVALITAARQPPDPAGPPSGAISQLMDEYRRGVHGPWPGQTQPRWGALPTASTASAEVLSLADRLVRLPRTAFRAEIHNLAGRAPRYDASAWSQTWDILRTRCSPLFRHDVEQCCQKIFVPTHISHTGPLVIPVRERGYLPEHIPQRPPGSWLTVLAENGAPPGHLRKPVQFRRVVAVQLVQAAAGCSVDAAAELLGIPHSWDRSGPGALMRQNLHPSQNSAHPLLSADIAEAFEALTQHIAREPVNYYQRRQNLAFWHLGHSDWDTITQQLGRMLGQGPRTSSHELLRECASAYVWAAVTGSEWQLAPSFRAPLSAFNRRVGPGTPELRILHHIHHATDHRLRTVLDDRVRALIGSADRQPGDYSP